The Phyllopteryx taeniolatus isolate TA_2022b chromosome 17, UOR_Ptae_1.2, whole genome shotgun sequence genome window below encodes:
- the LOC133467741 gene encoding zinc finger protein ubi-d4-like isoform X2, translated as MAAVVENVVKLLGEQCYRDAMEQCHNYNARLCAERSVRMPFLDSQTGVAQSNCYIWMEKRHRGPGKAPGQLYTYPSRRWRKKRRSHPTVDPRLVFPPVKSEVDFGLKKDALLSSDGSSLEALLKGDSLDKRTPADLRASEEDSNPGDYSVGLNSATRIRKKILEPDDFLDDLDDEDYEEDTPKRRGKGKGKGRGVGSSSRKKLDPAAMEDRDKPYACDICGKRYKNRPGLSYHYTHSHLADEEGEDKEEMEVNEPPPPLPETPKTPKRGPDGLALPNKYCDFCLGDSKTNHKTGQSEELVSCSDCGRSGHPSCLQFTPAMMAAVKTYRWQCIECKCCNMCGTSENDDQLLFCDDCDRGYHMYCLKPSMAEPPEGSWSCHLCVDLLKDKASIYQKHDAPPS; from the exons ATGGCAGCTGTTGTCGAGAATGTTGTCAAACT GTTGGGAGAGCAATGCTACAGAGATGCCATGGAGCAatgccataactacaatgctcGTCTGTGCGCTGAGAGGAGCGTGCGCATGCCCTTCCTCGACTCTCAGACAGGCGTGGCTCAGAGCAACTGCTACATTTGGATGGAAAAGAGGCACAGAGGGCCTG GCAAGGCTCCAGGGCAACTCTACACTTACCCTTCCAGGAGgtggaggaagaagagaagATCTCATCCTACCGTGGACCCTCGCCTTGTCTTCCCCCCAGTCAAGTCAG AGGTTGATTTTGGACTGAAGAAGGATGCACTGTTGTCATCTGATGGCAGCAGCCTGGAGGCCTTGCTAAAGGGCGACTCTCTGGACAAACGCACACCCGCCGATCTCAGAGCGTCTGAGGAAGATTCCAACCCTGGCGACTACTCTGTCGGCCTGAACTCTGCCACACGCATCAGAAAG AAAATCCTGGAGCCTGATGACTTCCTCGATGACCTGGACGACGAGGACTACGAAGAAGACACACCGAAGAGAAGAGGCAAAGGGAAGGGAAAG ggtcgcggagtaggcagcagcagcaggaagaAGCTGGACCCCGCAGCAATGGAGGACCGGGACAAGCCGTACGCTTGCGACA TCTGCGGCAAGCGCTACAAGAATCGCCCCGGCCTGAGCTACCACTACACCCACTCGCACCTGGCCGACGAGGAGGGCGAAGACAAGGAGGAGATGGAGGTCAACGAGCCCCCGCCGCCACTGCCGGAGACGCCCAAAA CTCCTAAGAGAGGCCCAGATGGGCTGGCCCTGCCCAACAAGTATTGTGACTTCTGCTTGGGAGACTCCAAAACCAACCACAAGACGGGCCAGTCCGAAGAGCTGGTGTCGTGCTCCGACTGCGGACGCTCAG GCCACCCGTCCTGCCTGCAGTTCACACCCGCCATGATGGCCGCCGTCAAGACATATCGCTGGCAGTGCATCGAGTGTAAGTGCTGTAACATGTGCGGCACCTCCGAGAACGAT GATCAGCTGCTCTTCTGTGACGACTGTGATCGTGGTTACCACATGTACTGTCTCAAGCCGTCCATGGCAGAACCCCCGGAGG GGAGCTGGAGCTGTCACCTGTGTGTGGACCTCCTCAAAGACAAAGCGTCCATCTACCAGAAGCATGATGCCCCGCCCTCGTGA
- the LOC133467741 gene encoding zinc finger protein ubi-d4-like isoform X1 gives MAAVVENVVKLLGEQCYRDAMEQCHNYNARLCAERSVRMPFLDSQTGVAQSNCYIWMEKRHRGPGKAPGQLYTYPSRRWRKKRRSHPTVDPRLVFPPVKSEVDFGLKKDALLSSDGSSLEALLKGDSLDKRTPADLRASEEDSNPGDYSVGLNSATRIRKKILEPDDFLDDLDDEDYEEDTPKRRGKGKGKGRGVGSSSRKKLDPAAMEDRDKPYACDNTIKQKHISKPSEKVCGKRYKNRPGLSYHYTHSHLADEEGEDKEEMEVNEPPPPLPETPKTPKRGPDGLALPNKYCDFCLGDSKTNHKTGQSEELVSCSDCGRSGHPSCLQFTPAMMAAVKTYRWQCIECKCCNMCGTSENDDQLLFCDDCDRGYHMYCLKPSMAEPPEGSWSCHLCVDLLKDKASIYQKHDAPPS, from the exons ATGGCAGCTGTTGTCGAGAATGTTGTCAAACT GTTGGGAGAGCAATGCTACAGAGATGCCATGGAGCAatgccataactacaatgctcGTCTGTGCGCTGAGAGGAGCGTGCGCATGCCCTTCCTCGACTCTCAGACAGGCGTGGCTCAGAGCAACTGCTACATTTGGATGGAAAAGAGGCACAGAGGGCCTG GCAAGGCTCCAGGGCAACTCTACACTTACCCTTCCAGGAGgtggaggaagaagagaagATCTCATCCTACCGTGGACCCTCGCCTTGTCTTCCCCCCAGTCAAGTCAG AGGTTGATTTTGGACTGAAGAAGGATGCACTGTTGTCATCTGATGGCAGCAGCCTGGAGGCCTTGCTAAAGGGCGACTCTCTGGACAAACGCACACCCGCCGATCTCAGAGCGTCTGAGGAAGATTCCAACCCTGGCGACTACTCTGTCGGCCTGAACTCTGCCACACGCATCAGAAAG AAAATCCTGGAGCCTGATGACTTCCTCGATGACCTGGACGACGAGGACTACGAAGAAGACACACCGAAGAGAAGAGGCAAAGGGAAGGGAAAG ggtcgcggagtaggcagcagcagcaggaagaAGCTGGACCCCGCAGCAATGGAGGACCGGGACAAGCCGTACGCTTGCGACA ACACTATCAAACAAAAGCATATTTCCAAACCTTCTGAAAAAG TCTGCGGCAAGCGCTACAAGAATCGCCCCGGCCTGAGCTACCACTACACCCACTCGCACCTGGCCGACGAGGAGGGCGAAGACAAGGAGGAGATGGAGGTCAACGAGCCCCCGCCGCCACTGCCGGAGACGCCCAAAA CTCCTAAGAGAGGCCCAGATGGGCTGGCCCTGCCCAACAAGTATTGTGACTTCTGCTTGGGAGACTCCAAAACCAACCACAAGACGGGCCAGTCCGAAGAGCTGGTGTCGTGCTCCGACTGCGGACGCTCAG GCCACCCGTCCTGCCTGCAGTTCACACCCGCCATGATGGCCGCCGTCAAGACATATCGCTGGCAGTGCATCGAGTGTAAGTGCTGTAACATGTGCGGCACCTCCGAGAACGAT GATCAGCTGCTCTTCTGTGACGACTGTGATCGTGGTTACCACATGTACTGTCTCAAGCCGTCCATGGCAGAACCCCCGGAGG GGAGCTGGAGCTGTCACCTGTGTGTGGACCTCCTCAAAGACAAAGCGTCCATCTACCAGAAGCATGATGCCCCGCCCTCGTGA